From Deinococcus aquaticus, one genomic window encodes:
- a CDS encoding DUF6691 family protein, with the protein MMISTTPSATSSSAPASTAHLLLRQWPFLITGLLFGVLLIKSEAASWYRIQEMFRFQSIHMYGLMGSAVLTGVITTTLLRRTGRRALNGDAIHVPAKTGPTSRYVLGGLIFGLGWGLAGVCPGPIFALLGSSLLPMLIVLAAALVGTWAFGAVQKLL; encoded by the coding sequence ATGATGATCAGCACCACGCCCTCTGCCACCAGCAGTTCCGCCCCCGCCTCCACCGCGCACCTGCTGCTGCGGCAGTGGCCGTTCCTGATCACCGGGCTGCTGTTCGGCGTGCTGCTGATCAAATCCGAGGCGGCCAGCTGGTACCGCATTCAGGAGATGTTCCGCTTTCAGTCCATTCACATGTACGGCCTGATGGGCAGCGCCGTCCTGACCGGAGTGATCACCACCACGCTGCTGCGCCGCACCGGACGGCGCGCCCTGAACGGCGACGCCATCCACGTGCCCGCCAAGACCGGACCCACCAGCAGGTACGTGCTGGGCGGCCTGATCTTCGGACTGGGCTGGGGACTGGCAGGCGTGTGCCCCGGGCCGATCTTCGCGCTGCTGGGCAGCAGCCTGCTCCCGATGCTGATCGTGCTGGCCGCCGCCCTGGTCGGCACCTGGGCATTCGGCGCCGTGCAGAAACTGCTGTAA
- a CDS encoding HAD family hydrolase gives MNAPIRAVILDLDDTLFDDSACTHAGLRAVAHAHSLSVDPADLFARHAAHIRAIDPLLFSGQLSAHGARVRRFAGLLTELGAAHPDGEAATLTYRAAYRKHWQLLPGAPEVLRDLRAAGLRLAVLTNYVREVQGQKLAHFGLDALVDAVLCVEDVPAAKPDSRAYHAACAALNVTPAQAVMVGDSWQKDVQGALAAGLRAVWVSRAGLPAQDAGVPVVSRLVDLPAALGLVPA, from the coding sequence GTGAACGCACCGATCCGCGCCGTGATTCTGGACCTGGACGACACCCTCTTCGACGACTCGGCCTGCACGCACGCGGGCCTGCGCGCCGTGGCGCACGCGCACAGCCTGAGCGTGGACCCGGCCGACCTGTTCGCGCGGCACGCGGCGCACATCCGCGCCATCGACCCGCTGCTGTTCAGCGGTCAGCTGAGTGCCCACGGCGCGCGGGTGCGGCGCTTCGCGGGCCTGCTGACCGAACTGGGCGCTGCCCACCCGGACGGCGAGGCCGCCACCCTCACGTACCGCGCCGCGTACCGCAAGCACTGGCAACTGCTGCCCGGCGCGCCGGAAGTGCTACGCGACCTGCGGGCCGCCGGACTGCGGCTGGCCGTCCTGACCAACTATGTGCGTGAGGTGCAGGGCCAGAAACTCGCGCACTTCGGGCTGGACGCACTGGTGGACGCCGTGCTGTGCGTGGAGGACGTGCCCGCCGCCAAGCCTGACTCCCGCGCGTACCACGCCGCCTGCGCCGCGCTGAACGTCACGCCCGCGCAGGCCGTGATGGTCGGGGACTCCTGGCAGAAGGACGTGCAGGGCGCCCTGGCTGCCGGACTGCGGGCCGTGTGGGTCAGCCGGGCCGGGCTGCCTGCCCAGGACGCCGGTGTGCCGGTCGTGTCCCGTCTGGTGGACCTGCCCGCCGCGCTGGGCCTCGTACCTGCCTGA
- the pgi gene encoding glucose-6-phosphate isomerase, with amino-acid sequence MAPEQTSSTNAPATASLTGLSSYRALAAHADATRDLHLRDLFTADPQRGERLSAEGAGLYLDYSKNRVTDETMSLLLALARETGVEARRDAMFAGEKINVTEGRAVLHTALRAPAGATVMVDGRNVVPDVHEVLDRMAAFADQVRAGTWLGHTGRPLKNIVNIGIGGSDLGPVMAAEALKHYAQRDLTLRFVSNVDGTDLVEKTQGLDPAETLVIVSSKTFTTQETMANAQSARAWLLAALGDDAAVARHFVAVSTNADAVQKFGIDTANMFGFWDWVGGRYSMDSAIGLSLMLAVGPDGFREMLAGFHAMDEHFRTAPLEKNLPVLLGLLGILYNNFHDAQSHAVLPYDQYLAYFPAYLQQLDMESNGKHVTLGGQEVDYQTGAVIWGQPGTNGQHAFYQLIHQGTKLIPADFIGFCQTLNPLPLGDGAPHHDLLMANVFAQTEALAFGKSLAAVLAEGVQPDLAPHRVFDGNRPTNTILADRLTPHTLGALIALYEHKVFVQGAVWDINSFDQWGVELGKVLAGKIVPELHADSEPELKHDSSTNTLIRRYRTRR; translated from the coding sequence ATGGCACCAGAACAGACCTCATCCACGAACGCCCCCGCCACCGCGTCCCTGACGGGCCTGAGCAGTTACCGCGCTCTGGCCGCGCACGCCGACGCCACCCGTGACCTGCACCTGCGCGACCTGTTCACCGCCGACCCGCAGCGCGGCGAGCGCCTGAGCGCCGAGGGGGCCGGGCTGTACCTGGATTACAGCAAGAACCGCGTGACCGACGAGACCATGAGCCTGCTGCTGGCCCTGGCCCGCGAGACCGGCGTGGAAGCCCGTCGCGACGCCATGTTCGCCGGCGAAAAGATCAACGTGACCGAGGGGCGCGCCGTGCTGCACACCGCCCTGCGTGCCCCGGCAGGCGCGACTGTGATGGTGGACGGCCGTAACGTCGTACCCGACGTTCATGAGGTCCTTGACCGGATGGCGGCCTTCGCTGATCAGGTGCGCGCCGGAACGTGGCTGGGGCACACCGGGCGGCCCCTGAAGAACATCGTGAACATCGGCATCGGCGGCAGCGACCTGGGGCCAGTCATGGCTGCCGAGGCGCTGAAACACTACGCGCAGCGGGACCTGACGCTGCGGTTCGTGTCGAACGTGGACGGTACGGATCTGGTCGAGAAGACCCAGGGGCTCGACCCGGCCGAGACGCTGGTGATCGTGAGTTCCAAGACCTTCACCACGCAGGAGACCATGGCGAACGCGCAGAGTGCGCGCGCGTGGCTGCTCGCGGCGCTGGGTGACGACGCGGCGGTCGCGCGGCACTTCGTGGCCGTGTCCACGAACGCGGACGCCGTGCAGAAGTTCGGGATCGACACCGCGAACATGTTCGGCTTCTGGGACTGGGTGGGCGGGCGTTACTCCATGGACAGCGCCATCGGCCTGAGCCTGATGCTTGCCGTCGGCCCGGACGGTTTCCGCGAGATGCTGGCCGGCTTCCACGCCATGGACGAGCACTTCCGCACCGCGCCGCTGGAGAAGAACCTTCCGGTGCTGCTGGGCCTGCTGGGTATCCTCTACAACAACTTCCATGACGCGCAGAGCCACGCGGTGCTGCCGTACGACCAGTACCTCGCGTACTTCCCGGCTTACCTGCAACAGCTTGATATGGAAAGCAACGGCAAGCACGTCACGCTGGGCGGGCAGGAGGTGGACTACCAGACCGGCGCGGTCATCTGGGGTCAGCCCGGCACGAACGGCCAGCACGCCTTCTACCAGCTGATCCACCAGGGCACCAAGCTGATCCCGGCGGACTTCATCGGCTTCTGCCAGACCCTGAACCCGCTGCCGCTGGGTGACGGCGCGCCGCACCACGACCTGCTGATGGCGAACGTGTTCGCGCAGACCGAGGCGCTCGCCTTCGGGAAATCGCTGGCCGCCGTGCTGGCCGAGGGCGTGCAGCCTGACCTGGCCCCGCACCGCGTGTTCGACGGGAACCGCCCCACCAACACCATCCTCGCCGACCGCCTCACCCCGCACACGCTGGGCGCGCTGATCGCCCTGTACGAACACAAGGTCTTCGTGCAGGGCGCCGTGTGGGACATCAACTCCTTCGACCAGTGGGGCGTGGAACTCGGCAAGGTGCTGGCCGGGAAGATCGTGCCGGAACTGCACGCCGATTCCGAACCCGAGCTGAAGCACGACAGCTCCACGAATACCCTGATCCGCCGCTACCGCACGCGGCGCTGA
- the ppsA gene encoding phosphoenolpyruvate synthase, producing MDMIRVLHTLRMTDVEIVGGKNASIGEMIQGLAGAGVRVPGGFATTADAFRLFLTENRIEESINARLGALDVNDVVALAQAGREIRTQVEAAALPATLEQAIRDGYAALAAESGVTDPDVAVRSSATAEDLPEASFAGQQETFLNVRGIESVLHHVRLVFASLYNDRAISYRVHQGFSHADVALSAGVQRMVRTDLGASGVAFTLDTESGYRDAVLVTSAYGLGELVVQGAINPDEFFVYKPALQGGKKAILRRTLGSKAKRMEYAPEGGVQTVDVPPAEQRAFSLSDADLTELARQCVTIEEHYGRPMDIEWGKDGRDGLIYILQARPETVQSRAGQIMERFELTGRGDVLVEGRAVGNRIGTGVVRVVTDLAQMSQVQDGDVLVADMTDPDWEPVMKRASAIVTNRGGRTCHAAIIARELGIPAVVGSGNATRELRSGQTVTVSCAEGDTGFVYAGQVPFRVNRVELGNMPEVGMKIMMNVASPDRAFSFAALPNEGVGLARVEFICSNVIGIHPRALLDYPNVPEDVRAQIDEKTAGYATPRDFFREKLAEGVSSIAAAFAPKPVIVRLSDFKSNEYAHLIGGAAYEPHEENPMIGFRGASRYRSPDFAASFALECEAIREVRDDMGLTNVQVMIPFVRTVGEAAQIIEILGRNGLKRGDSAVDGDGGLKIIMMCEIPSNAILADQFLEHFDGFSIGSNDLTQLTLALDRDSGLVADLFDEQNEAVLTLMAQAIAAAKRAGKYVGICGQGPSDHPDLARWLMEQGIDSVSLNPDSVLGTWLHLAGEGAEARATVQG from the coding sequence ATGGATATGATTCGTGTGCTCCATACACTAAGGATGACCGACGTGGAGATCGTGGGCGGCAAGAACGCCTCCATCGGCGAGATGATTCAGGGCCTCGCGGGGGCCGGCGTGCGCGTGCCCGGCGGGTTCGCCACGACCGCCGACGCCTTCCGGCTGTTCCTGACCGAGAACCGCATCGAGGAGAGCATCAACGCCCGCCTGGGCGCACTGGACGTGAACGACGTGGTGGCGCTGGCCCAGGCGGGCCGTGAGATCCGCACGCAGGTGGAGGCCGCCGCGCTGCCTGCCACGCTGGAACAGGCCATCCGCGACGGGTACGCCGCGCTGGCCGCCGAGTCCGGCGTGACCGACCCGGACGTGGCCGTGCGGTCCAGCGCCACCGCCGAGGACCTGCCGGAAGCGAGTTTCGCCGGGCAGCAGGAGACCTTCCTGAACGTGCGCGGCATCGAGAGCGTGCTGCACCACGTGCGGCTGGTGTTCGCCAGCCTGTACAACGACCGCGCCATCAGTTACCGCGTGCACCAGGGCTTCTCGCACGCGGACGTGGCCCTGTCGGCCGGCGTGCAGCGCATGGTCCGCACCGACCTGGGCGCGTCGGGCGTGGCGTTCACGCTGGACACCGAGAGCGGCTACCGCGACGCCGTGCTGGTCACCAGCGCGTACGGGCTGGGTGAACTGGTCGTGCAGGGCGCCATCAACCCGGACGAGTTCTTCGTGTACAAACCCGCCCTGCAAGGCGGGAAGAAGGCCATCCTGCGCCGCACGCTGGGCAGCAAGGCGAAACGCATGGAGTACGCCCCGGAAGGCGGCGTGCAGACCGTGGACGTGCCCCCCGCCGAGCAGCGTGCCTTCTCGCTGTCGGACGCCGACCTGACCGAACTGGCGCGGCAGTGCGTGACCATCGAGGAGCACTACGGCCGTCCCATGGACATCGAGTGGGGCAAAGACGGCCGTGACGGCCTGATCTACATCCTTCAGGCGCGCCCGGAGACCGTGCAGAGCCGCGCCGGGCAGATCATGGAACGCTTCGAACTAACCGGCCGGGGCGACGTGCTCGTCGAGGGCCGCGCCGTCGGAAACCGCATCGGGACCGGCGTGGTGCGGGTCGTGACGGACCTCGCGCAGATGAGTCAGGTGCAGGACGGCGACGTGCTCGTGGCTGACATGACCGACCCCGACTGGGAACCCGTCATGAAACGCGCCAGTGCCATCGTGACCAACCGGGGCGGACGCACCTGCCACGCCGCGATCATCGCGCGCGAACTGGGCATTCCGGCCGTGGTGGGCAGCGGGAACGCCACCCGCGAACTGCGCAGCGGGCAGACAGTCACGGTGTCCTGCGCCGAGGGCGACACGGGCTTCGTGTACGCCGGGCAGGTGCCGTTCCGCGTGAACCGCGTGGAACTGGGGAACATGCCCGAGGTCGGCATGAAGATCATGATGAACGTCGCCAGTCCCGACCGGGCCTTCAGTTTCGCGGCCCTGCCGAACGAGGGCGTGGGACTGGCCCGCGTGGAGTTCATCTGCTCGAACGTGATCGGCATTCACCCACGCGCCCTGCTGGACTACCCCAACGTGCCGGAGGACGTGCGCGCCCAGATTGACGAGAAGACCGCCGGGTACGCCACGCCGCGCGACTTCTTCCGCGAGAAACTGGCCGAGGGGGTCTCCTCCATCGCCGCCGCGTTCGCGCCGAAACCCGTGATCGTGCGCCTGAGCGACTTCAAGAGCAACGAGTACGCGCACCTGATCGGCGGGGCCGCCTACGAACCGCACGAGGAGAACCCCATGATCGGCTTCCGGGGTGCCAGCCGCTACCGCTCGCCGGACTTTGCGGCCTCATTCGCGCTGGAGTGCGAGGCCATCCGCGAGGTCCGTGACGACATGGGCCTGACGAACGTGCAGGTCATGATTCCCTTCGTGCGCACCGTCGGCGAGGCCGCGCAGATCATCGAGATCCTGGGCCGAAACGGCCTGAAACGCGGCGACAGTGCTGTTGATGGAGATGGGGGCCTGAAGATCATCATGATGTGCGAGATTCCCAGCAACGCCATCCTGGCCGACCAGTTCCTGGAGCACTTCGACGGCTTCTCCATCGGCAGCAACGACCTGACGCAGCTGACCCTGGCCCTGGACCGCGACTCGGGTCTGGTCGCCGACCTGTTCGACGAGCAGAACGAGGCGGTCCTGACCCTGATGGCGCAGGCCATCGCCGCCGCCAAACGCGCGGGCAAGTACGTGGGCATCTGCGGGCAGGGCCCCAGCGACCACCCGGACCTCGCCCGCTGGCTGATGGAGCAGGGCATCGACTCGGTCAGCCTGAACCCCGACAGCGTGCTGGGCACCTGGCTGCACCTGGCCGGTGAGGGCGCCGAGGCGCGCGCCACCGTTCAGGGCTGA
- the hpf gene encoding ribosome hibernation-promoting factor, HPF/YfiA family: protein MHIYKLSGRNVEVTDPMREYVQEKLTRLDRYSDQITDARVTLTVRDVRDSGRRNRVEVQLNVPSGIIRAEEHHADMYAAIDKASDVLERQLRKFKTRYLKSRHDLTPQPEPGPAEAAVNAGLDDVTEFSPEIVRMKRFDMRPMSPEDAVAQMEALGHDFYVFMHMQTNTCGVVYRRKDGHYGLIEPSV from the coding sequence GTGCACATCTACAAGCTGTCAGGCCGGAACGTTGAAGTCACCGATCCCATGCGTGAGTACGTGCAGGAGAAACTCACGCGGCTGGACCGTTACAGCGATCAGATCACCGATGCCCGCGTGACCCTGACCGTCCGTGACGTGCGGGACTCTGGACGTCGAAACCGCGTCGAGGTTCAGCTGAACGTGCCCAGCGGCATCATCCGCGCCGAGGAACACCACGCGGATATGTACGCCGCCATCGACAAGGCCAGCGACGTCCTCGAACGGCAGCTGCGGAAATTCAAGACCCGCTACCTGAAAAGCCGTCATGACCTGACCCCCCAGCCCGAGCCCGGCCCGGCCGAAGCCGCCGTGAACGCCGGACTGGACGACGTGACCGAATTCAGCCCCGAGATCGTCCGCATGAAACGCTTCGACATGCGCCCCATGAGCCCCGAGGACGCCGTGGCGCAGATGGAAGCGCTGGGACACGACTTCTACGTGTTCATGCACATGCAGACCAACACCTGCGGCGTCGTGTACCGCCGCAAGGACGGGCACTACGGACTGATCGAACCCAGCGTGTAA
- a CDS encoding YeeE/YedE family protein, with translation MPELLRLLQEPWPWYVSGPLIGLTVPLLLLLGNRAFGISSNLRHACAILLPDSLKPSLFRHDWRAQSWNLMFAAGLILGGLVAATLMRDPQAAQLSGAAVQSLGALGVTVQPGLLPAELTDLSRPGTWGLLILSGLLVGFGTRYAGGCTSGHAITGLSTLQLPSLIATASFFAGGILSANLLLPLFLR, from the coding sequence GTGCCTGAGCTGCTGCGCCTGCTTCAGGAACCCTGGCCGTGGTACGTGAGCGGCCCCCTGATCGGCCTGACCGTGCCGCTGCTGCTGCTGCTGGGCAACCGCGCCTTCGGGATCTCCTCGAACCTGCGCCACGCCTGCGCCATCCTGCTGCCCGACTCCCTCAAGCCCTCGCTGTTCCGTCACGACTGGCGCGCGCAGAGCTGGAACCTGATGTTCGCCGCCGGCCTGATCCTGGGGGGCCTAGTGGCCGCCACGCTGATGCGTGACCCGCAGGCCGCGCAGCTGTCCGGCGCGGCCGTGCAGAGCCTCGGCGCGCTGGGCGTGACCGTGCAACCCGGCCTGCTGCCCGCCGAACTGACCGACCTGAGCCGCCCCGGCACGTGGGGACTGCTGATCCTGTCCGGCCTGCTGGTGGGGTTCGGCACCCGCTACGCCGGGGGCTGCACCAGCGGGCACGCCATCACGGGCCTCAGCACCCTTCAGCTGCCCAGCCTGATCGCCACGGCGTCCTTCTTCGCGGGTGGCATTCTCAGCGCCAACCTGCTGCTGCCCCTGTTCCTGAGGTGA
- a CDS encoding DinB family protein has product MTADLLGVLLDSWDRNNRVLVNLLGALPSGGLEARALPGHPTVAQMLTHMAAVRLSLVQENAPEAARPVPEREWAPETDPDVIARNLNGSGAAVREAVRGRTGSGRMHDDRYDHPLLLIRTPIEWLAKPFNPSGREEEQNGLREWSWQLGALLSC; this is encoded by the coding sequence GTGACCGCCGATCTGCTGGGCGTCCTGCTCGACTCGTGGGACCGCAACAACCGCGTCCTCGTGAACCTGCTGGGTGCCCTGCCGTCCGGCGGTCTGGAGGCTCGCGCGCTGCCCGGTCATCCCACGGTCGCCCAGATGCTGACCCACATGGCGGCCGTGCGCCTGAGCCTCGTCCAGGAGAACGCCCCGGAGGCCGCCCGCCCCGTGCCCGAACGGGAGTGGGCGCCGGAAACCGACCCGGACGTCATCGCGCGGAACCTGAACGGCAGCGGCGCTGCCGTCCGGGAGGCCGTGCGCGGCCGGACCGGGAGTGGCCGGATGCACGACGACCGCTACGACCACCCCCTGCTGCTCATACGGACTCCGATTGAATGGCTTGCAAAGCCGTTCAATCCGAGCGGACGCGAGGAGGAGCAGAACGGACTTCGGGAGTGGAGTTGGCAACTCGGTGCCCTTCTGAGTTGTTAA
- the dinB gene encoding DNA polymerase IV, with protein MPDLPVPPRKIIHVDMDAFYASVEQRDHPALRGVPLAVAWGGRRSVVLTASYEARPFGVRSAMPLYRALERCPDLRVVEPRFEAYREVSAQIRAVFHAFTPLVEPLSLDEAYLDVTAPLQGGPSATRIAQAIRAGIRAQTGLSATAGVSVNKFLAKLASGLNKPDGLTVILPGAVDDLLAPLPVADFHGIGPATAAKLAGMGIHTGADLRAAAPESLIARFGAHGAYFSRIARGLDDRPVQPDRPHKSVGTEETYGHDLRGLEAVTARLPVLAQGVERRLERAGLAARTVILKLKFEDRSVLTRRITLPEPVSAAPDLTRAATRLLTPDLLMGRSVRLAGITAASLVPAGQRPAQPLLLGG; from the coding sequence GTGCCGGACCTGCCTGTGCCCCCGCGCAAGATCATTCACGTGGACATGGACGCCTTCTACGCCTCGGTCGAGCAGCGCGACCACCCGGCCCTGCGCGGCGTTCCCCTGGCCGTCGCGTGGGGCGGGCGGCGTTCGGTGGTCCTGACCGCCAGTTACGAGGCCCGCCCGTTCGGCGTGCGCAGCGCCATGCCGCTGTACCGCGCGCTGGAACGCTGCCCGGACCTCAGGGTGGTCGAACCGCGCTTCGAGGCGTACCGGGAGGTCAGCGCGCAGATCCGCGCGGTCTTCCACGCGTTCACGCCGCTCGTCGAGCCGCTCTCGCTGGACGAGGCGTACCTGGATGTCACCGCGCCCCTTCAGGGCGGCCCCAGTGCCACCCGCATCGCGCAGGCCATCCGCGCCGGGATCCGCGCGCAGACCGGCCTGAGCGCCACGGCCGGAGTCAGCGTGAACAAGTTCCTGGCGAAACTCGCCAGCGGCCTGAACAAACCCGACGGCCTGACTGTCATCCTCCCGGGCGCGGTGGATGACCTGCTCGCGCCGCTCCCGGTGGCGGACTTTCACGGGATCGGCCCGGCCACCGCCGCGAAACTCGCGGGCATGGGGATTCATACCGGCGCGGACCTGCGCGCCGCTGCGCCCGAGTCCCTCATCGCCCGTTTCGGCGCGCACGGCGCGTACTTCTCACGCATCGCGCGCGGCCTCGACGACCGCCCGGTGCAGCCGGACCGACCGCACAAGAGCGTCGGGACCGAGGAGACCTACGGGCACGACCTGCGTGGCCTGGAAGCCGTCACGGCCCGCCTGCCAGTTCTCGCGCAGGGGGTCGAGCGCCGCCTCGAACGGGCGGGTCTCGCGGCGCGCACCGTTATCCTGAAACTGAAATTCGAGGACCGCAGCGTCTTGACCCGGCGCATCACGCTGCCGGAACCGGTCAGCGCCGCCCCGGACCTGACCCGCGCCGCCACCCGCCTCCTGACCCCGGACCTGCTGATGGGCCGCAGCGTCAGACTGGCCGGAATCACGGCTGCCAGCCTCGTTCCCGCCGGGCAGCGGCCCGCGCAACCGCTGCTGCTGGGAGGCTAG
- a CDS encoding butyrate kinase, protein MIAHVINPGTSGVKLACARIDPSDNPALPGQLRLTLTRAELPLSGPPTAGQVPAITQAILDLTADWPAPDAFVGRGGLIGKVATGTYRVTRELSEYVAQGERGHYPPNLGGPLALAAAQVRGVPAFIVDPQSADELLPEARVTGLRGIHRTAEFHALNARAVARRAAHEVGKRFQDARIVVAHLGATTSVTAFDRGRAIDTTGTGPDGGPMGAMQSGPVPPRALLALAHTLGNSAALTRLSSEGGFLALTGSKDLRDLETRLLSETDVQTVAAAFVHQVCKALGEQTGALSARPDALVITGGIARWDELVDRIERRVAWIAPVLVIPGELELEALAEGAGRVLLGLEQAREWTPPAPDAS, encoded by the coding sequence GTGATCGCCCACGTGATCAATCCAGGAACCAGCGGCGTCAAGCTCGCGTGCGCGCGCATTGACCCCAGCGACAATCCGGCGCTTCCCGGACAGCTTCGCCTGACCCTCACCCGCGCCGAACTGCCCCTCAGCGGCCCGCCCACCGCCGGGCAGGTGCCCGCTATCACGCAGGCCATCCTGGACCTGACCGCCGACTGGCCCGCCCCGGACGCCTTCGTCGGACGCGGCGGCCTGATCGGCAAGGTCGCGACCGGCACCTACCGCGTCACGCGGGAACTCTCCGAGTACGTCGCGCAGGGCGAACGTGGCCATTACCCGCCCAACCTGGGCGGCCCGCTGGCCCTCGCTGCCGCCCAGGTGCGCGGCGTGCCGGCCTTCATCGTGGACCCCCAGAGCGCCGATGAGCTGCTGCCCGAAGCGCGCGTGACCGGCCTGCGCGGCATTCACCGCACCGCGGAATTTCACGCACTGAACGCCCGCGCCGTCGCCCGCCGCGCCGCACACGAGGTCGGCAAACGCTTCCAGGACGCCCGCATCGTCGTGGCGCACCTGGGGGCCACTACCAGCGTCACTGCGTTCGACCGGGGCCGCGCCATCGACACCACCGGCACCGGACCCGACGGCGGCCCAATGGGCGCCATGCAGAGCGGCCCCGTTCCGCCCCGCGCGCTGCTGGCCCTGGCCCACACGCTCGGCAACAGCGCCGCCCTGACCCGCCTGAGCAGCGAGGGCGGATTCCTGGCCCTGACCGGCAGCAAGGACCTGCGCGACCTCGAAACCCGCCTGCTGTCCGAAACGGACGTGCAGACGGTCGCCGCCGCGTTCGTTCATCAGGTCTGCAAGGCCCTGGGCGAGCAGACCGGCGCGCTCAGCGCCCGCCCGGACGCGCTGGTCATCACGGGTGGTATTGCTCGCTGGGACGAACTCGTGGACCGCATCGAGCGGCGCGTCGCGTGGATTGCCCCGGTGCTCGTCATTCCCGGCGAACTGGAACTCGAAGCGCTGGCCGAGGGCGCCGGCCGCGTCCTGCTGGGCCTCGAACAGGCCCGCGAGTGGACCCCCCCCGCCCCCGACGCCTCCTGA
- a CDS encoding pyruvate, water dikinase regulatory protein has product MTQADAAPGPPPHPRTVVIVSDHTGLTAENIARALLAHFPGQSLRYLRRPFTADLSAAQAVTREVRALAERGEHPLVFTTVTRAEVLTELQTCPAQVFDLLGPGLSALEQEFQQSATRTVGRHHDMHDTDAYLSRMDALDFALATDDGVGDKQYGLSDVILVGVSRAGKTPTSLFLALQHGVRASNYPLAEDDFDRSGLPIPVEAHRHKLHGLTIDPRRLHAIRTQRKAGSRYASLEQCEHEVRRAERMFQRAGIPVRDTTSASVEEIAAGILNTLRRGERPA; this is encoded by the coding sequence ATGACCCAGGCAGACGCCGCGCCCGGCCCCCCACCCCACCCCCGCACCGTCGTCATCGTCAGCGACCACACCGGCCTGACCGCCGAGAACATCGCCCGCGCGCTCCTGGCGCACTTTCCCGGCCAGTCCCTGCGCTACCTGCGCCGCCCGTTCACGGCCGACCTCAGCGCCGCGCAGGCCGTCACCCGCGAGGTCCGCGCCCTCGCCGAGCGCGGCGAACACCCGCTGGTGTTCACGACCGTCACCCGCGCCGAGGTCCTGACCGAACTCCAGACCTGTCCCGCGCAGGTGTTCGACCTGCTCGGCCCCGGCCTGAGCGCCCTGGAACAGGAATTCCAGCAGAGCGCCACCCGCACCGTGGGCCGCCACCACGACATGCACGACACCGACGCCTACCTGTCCCGCATGGACGCCCTGGACTTCGCGCTCGCCACCGACGACGGCGTGGGCGACAAGCAGTACGGCCTGTCCGACGTGATCCTGGTGGGCGTCTCCCGCGCCGGCAAGACCCCCACCAGCCTCTTCCTGGCCCTGCAGCACGGCGTGCGCGCCAGCAATTACCCGCTGGCGGAGGACGACTTCGACCGCAGCGGCCTGCCCATTCCCGTGGAGGCGCACCGCCACAAACTGCACGGCCTGACCATCGACCCGCGCCGCCTGCACGCCATCCGCACGCAGCGCAAGGCCGGCAGCCGCTACGCCAGCCTCGAACAGTGCGAACACGAGGTCCGCCGCGCCGAACGCATGTTCCAGCGCGCCGGAATTCCCGTGCGTGACACCACCAGCGCCAGCGTCGAGGAAATCGCCGCCGGGATCCTGAACACCCTGCGCCGGGGAGAACGGCCGGCGTGA
- a CDS encoding TetR/AcrR family transcriptional regulator — MKVDRQEQDDARRERIARAAFELFARSGLDAISAQDIAQAAFVSRTNLYRYYPSKIHMLLAHFEKAVQASRDDATERLRAGANPQQVWDKVTARMADLGVRYRHLVGAVGQAVLGASPLETKPAPQRAPGMPGDGMRTALTLAAMVEPVLLAMQNQGRLRPEANINMLSVLLVDAFILALLHGGHRDQREVLRDWQDRFSLLMHGALAPGISLRDPAHGERDAL; from the coding sequence GTGAAGGTAGACCGCCAGGAACAGGATGACGCCCGGCGCGAGCGCATTGCCCGCGCGGCCTTCGAGTTGTTCGCGCGCAGTGGCCTGGACGCCATCAGCGCGCAGGACATCGCCCAGGCGGCGTTCGTGAGCCGCACCAACCTGTACCGTTACTACCCCAGCAAGATTCACATGCTGCTGGCGCACTTCGAGAAGGCCGTGCAGGCCAGCCGCGACGACGCCACCGAGCGCCTGCGGGCCGGGGCGAACCCGCAGCAGGTCTGGGACAAGGTCACGGCCCGCATGGCGGACCTGGGCGTGCGCTACCGGCATCTGGTGGGCGCGGTCGGTCAGGCGGTTCTGGGCGCGTCGCCCCTCGAGACGAAACCCGCGCCGCAGCGTGCACCCGGCATGCCCGGTGACGGCATGCGCACCGCGCTGACCCTGGCGGCCATGGTGGAACCCGTGCTGCTGGCCATGCAGAACCAGGGTCGCCTGCGCCCCGAGGCGAACATCAACATGCTGAGCGTGCTGCTGGTCGACGCGTTCATTCTGGCGCTGCTGCACGGCGGGCACCGTGATCAGCGGGAGGTGCTGCGTGACTGGCAGGACCGGTTCAGCCTGCTGATGCACGGCGCGCTGGCTCCCGGCATCAGCCTGCGCGACCCGGCGCACGGTGAGCGCGACGCTCTCTGA